In Longimicrobiales bacterium, a single genomic region encodes these proteins:
- a CDS encoding type II toxin-antitoxin system VapC family toxin, whose translation MIVVDANVVLYLLTPGSHSELAWAAAERDDDWRVPTLWRSEVRNALLGIVRAGQLDAADAIASMNRAERLLIGSSHGVDSAHVLELAMSSGCSAYDCEYVSLARTLDVPLLTSDSEILAAFPERPVDLRTYAAGR comes from the coding sequence ATGATCGTCGTCGATGCGAACGTCGTGTTGTACCTGCTCACGCCGGGGTCGCACTCGGAGCTCGCATGGGCGGCTGCGGAACGGGACGACGACTGGCGAGTGCCGACGCTGTGGCGAAGCGAGGTGCGCAATGCGCTGCTCGGAATCGTCCGCGCAGGACAGCTGGACGCGGCGGACGCGATTGCGTCGATGAACCGGGCGGAACGGCTGCTGATCGGATCGTCGCACGGCGTCGATTCCGCTCACGTGCTGGAGCTGGCGATGTCGTCCGGCTGCTCCGCCTATGATTGCGAGTATGTCAGCCTCGCCCGCACGCTCGATGTCCCACTGCTCACCAGCGACAGTGAGATCCTCGCGGCGTTTCCGGAGCGCCCCGTCGAT